The Verrucomicrobiota bacterium sequence TCTGCAATCCGCGCTCGCCCTATTATCAAACGCTGAAGTCGTTTGCGCAAATGCAGCATGAGGAGTTGCTTTGGGGCGAAGAAGCGGCGGTGCTGGATGCCCAGGCCCGGACTTTTCCCGAACGGATGCAGCAGCATAACCGCAACGGTTTGTACCTGGCGGAGCGACTGCGCCAGCATCCATGCGTCGAGCGCGTGTGGTACCCCAAATGGGAATTTTCCGGAGCGTATGAAGCGGTGCGACGTCCCGAGGGCGGGTATGGTTCGCTCATCACCTTTTTGCCGAAGCAGGCGGAACTCAACGCGCCCAAAATCTATGATGCCATGGCGGTGTGCAAAGGCCCCAGCTTGGGCACCGTCTTCTCGCTGGCGTGTCCCTTCACCCTGCTGGCGCATTACAGCGAGTTGGAGTGGGCGGAGGCGTGTGGCGTCTCGCGCTATCTGATCCGCATTTCCGTGGGTTTGGAAGAACCAGAGGAACTCTGGCAGCGGGTGAAGACGGCGCTGGAAACGACGAACGCTTGAACCGAAATTTCGGGCCTTATCGGGTCGCGTAACGCCGCAGGAACTTTAATGCCACGTTCAGATCCTTGGGCCAGGGGGCGGTGATGACCACCGGTGCCTGCGTTACCGGGTGGTTTAGTTCCAAGCGTTCCGCATGCAGGGCGACGGTGGAGAGCAGCGGGCGCTCAACTTTGTCCCCCTTCAGCCGGTATTCCTCTTTCAACTGCGAGAGATTTAACGGGTGGCCGCCATACACTTTATCGCCGCAAATCGGCACCCCGCAGCATTGCAGGTGAACCCGGATCTGGTGTGTGCGCCCCGTCAGGGGGCGGCAGCGCACCAGGGTCCAGCCACGAAAAACTTCCACCGTTTCAAATTCGGTGATGGATTTCTTCCCTTGCTTGCGGTCTATCCGCATCACGCCCACCTTGGCGGGATGCATGGCCAGCGCGGCATCCACCGTCCAAGTGGCAGTAACGGGTTGCCCGTGGACCAAGGCTACGTAGGTTTTCACCGGTTTCAAGGATCCGAACAAGTTGGCGAGTTCCACCAGCACGGGCTTGCTTTTGGCCATTAACATCACCCCGCTGGTCTCGAAGTCCAGCCGGTGCGCGTTCATCAGATACGTCAGCCCGCGCTCGCGCGCCCACGGTTTCCCGGCGGTAATGCCGTCATGCAGCAGGCGCATGAGGTTGGGGCGCAGGGGATCATAACGATCCGGGGAACTGAGCAGGCAGGCCGGCTTGCATAAGGCTAACAAGTCCGCATCCTCGTAAAGCACCGGGATTTCCCAGAATTCCTTGGTGGCAGGCGACGAAAGTTTGACGGGCGGATAGTTCATAGTTTTGCAGGGTTAAAGGATTCCGCTGCTCCACCGTTCCACGCTCTGCGCGTGGATATAAAAAATGGGCAGAAGATCTGGAGAATCATTCTGCCCATAAGTTGGTTGACCGTCTCGCTTAGCGACGGCGCTGCGGTTGTTGTTCGTCCTTGCGTGGTTCCGGCAGGTCTGACTGCATGCCCTGGCGCTGACGTCCCAGCCATTCGTTGGCCACTTCAAACTGCCGGCTTTGACGCAGGCCGGCCGAGAACTTGGGCAGTTCGGCCATCAATTTGGTTTCGTCCACGAGGATGCGTTCGCGCAGGTAAAGGATGATCCCGCCGTCGTACGTGGGGAGAAATACGCTGGCCGTCTTGGGCGTGAGGCTGAACGCGATGCGTTTGATGTCATTCAGATTCAACGCTTGTGGCAGCAGTTCGACGGAGCGCGTGCTGCGGGAGAAGGCGGGCAGGATCAACGGCTTTTGCTTTCCGGACAGGCAGATTTCCGTGAACGTCTTGTGTTGGCCCAGGCCGTTGGTCAGTGTGTTGTAGAAAATCCGGCCATAGGAGCGGGCTTGCGCCAGCGCTTCGGTTTGCTGGTAGTCTTTGGTGACCTTGGCAAGCACGGCCTCAAAGGGCGGCACTTCGCTTGGGAATTTCGCCTTGAGTGCGATCAGGAAAACGCCGTCGTCACCCATGATGGGGTTCAGGTTCACCGGTTCCTCCGGGGCGAGTGCAAAAGCCACGTCGGTGAACTTGGCCAGGACCTTCATGTCGGCGGGGCCGTCTTCGCGATCAAACGGGGCCGAGGTTTTTAACGTCAATTTGAATGGATCCGCCGCCGCCATTTGCGCCAAGTCCTCAATTTTCAGTTTGGCGCCACTGTCCGCTTTCTCGGAAAGCTTGGTGGCCAGGTCGTAGGCCTTTTTGCGCGCGGCATTCATCGCCTGCTCGTCCTTGATTTCCTTGCGGATGCGGACTTTGGCCACGTCGGGATCCAGCGCCTGGCCATTCTCGCGGTAGAAGTTCGTGCCGCGCTTCATGTAGATGGATTCCACGATGGCGTCTTTGTTGGTCAGCTTGTTGAACTGTTCTTCGGCTTCCACCATGAAGTTGGTGACCTCAAACTTCACATAGGCCAGTTGCACGCGGTCGTTCAGGCGGTATTCGGCCATGTGGTTGGTGTAGAATTCCTTGAGCTTGTCGGGCGCGGCCATGGGTACCTTCTCCAGGTAATTGGTCGCGGCGAAATGCACGAGTTCGGTGACCACTTCCTCGTTCTCGCGGCGGTACAGGGTCTTGGCTTCCTCGGGCGGGATGAGGCGTCCGGCGGTGCCAGCCACGGCGACGAGGTGGAGGATGCGGACTTCGTTGCGGAGAAACCGTTCGTAATCCGTCTTATTCAGGCCGTTGGGTTTGAGGATGACCCGTTCGAATTCATCCAAGGCCGCCTTGGGGTTCATCCCGCGGGCACCGAGGGCCTCCAAGTGGGATTCCGCCAACTCCACCAGTGTTTCCGGGTTGGCATGGATATTCATTTCCCGCACCTTCTCCAGCATGAACAGGCGGGAGTTGGCTTCGTTATAATCATCCCAGCCAAATTGGCGCGCGGTCTCACTGCGATCCGGCCATTGGCCAAAGCGGAAGAAGAACCGCAGTTTGGCCTCATGCATCACGTCCCGATATTCGTCATAAGTGACGTCCCGGTTGTTTATCTTCAGCCCTTTCTCTTTCCCCCCGTTTCGCGAAAAATAGCGATCGGGTGAAAAGAATATCACAAAGCTGGGGATCACCACTGCGATGACGGCCAGCCAAATCCACTTCTGATGTTGTCTAAATCCTGCAAACATAATCGTTTTTAAATATGGAGCGCGAAACGTAGCGCACTGTTTTCCCCCTTGTCGAGAGGTTTTTCATATTAAATGATGTGCGCGGCTGGCGGCGGCCAAGGCAAACACTGTGGCATAGGTCCTTTTGACCGCTGAAACATGGGTGTTTTTGCGTTAATTCCCGTGCAGGGGCAGCACGATGGCGTTGGGGTTGGGCAGCGCGTGTTTCAGGTCCGAGGGCAGTTCGGGGAGTTCCCGTTTGCCGGTCTGGTTGAAGTCGCCGCGCTGGAAGGCCGGAATGTCCAGATTGGCTCCGCACGGTTGCTGGCTGGGTCCGATCGCCAGGGCAGGGGAGGTCGGCGTTGGGCGGAGGTCCAGGGTCGTCGTCGCGGCCTGTTTCCAATTCCAGATCAGCGCGTCCCGGAATGGCGCGGCGGGCAGTGGCGGCTCAAATTGCACGACGTTCTCATCGGCTTTGGTGACTCGGCGCAGGAGGCCATCCCCATTGATTTCAATCTGGTCGCCGATCTCGAACTTAGCCGGGGCTCGCAGGGTCAGACGAGAGCGGGTGTTGGCGTCATCCCAGCGCACGGCGGCCTGAAAGAGTGGGGCGGCGCGGAATTGTGGGTTGGCGCGCCGGGAATGCGCCTCGCGCCCGAGCGCGGCGGCTTCCTCGGGGGTGAAGAGGGAACGCCATTTGGGTTTGGTGACTAGATAGATGGGCAGTTTGGCATCCTGCTGGTAAAGCAGGTTTTCCTGGCTCGTCAAAGTCTCGGCCAGCGTCAGCGGGTTATTCCACACGATGGAACGGTTGAGCCGATATTGATGGCCGGTGAAGGAAAACGCCCCATACCCGCCCAGGCCGATGGTGGATTGTTCAATCGTCCAATCATGCGAGTTGCCATGGCCGAAGATGACGGCGATGGCGGCGGTGCCCACGATGATGCTGTTGCGGATGGTGCTCCCGTCAATCTCCTCCGTCATGATGCCTTGGCCGCCCCAAAGCAGCACGTTATCCTCGACGACCAGCCGGTGTACGCCCCGATACGTTTGCAGGTTGTCCGGATGCCCCAGCAACAGGTGGTGATGGATGTAATTGCGGCGGACGGTGATGTCCTGCGATTCCGGTTCCCCGTCGGGTTTGCCGCTGACGTTCCCGGCAATATCCACGCCATCCACCAGGTTCAACGCAATCTCATTCTGCTGGACCAGGACGTTCTTGCTCGAAATCACCCCCACGCCGTTCGCGTTCGCCACCACAATGTTATTCTGCAACTGTATCTCCTCGCAACGCCGCACCGAAATCCCGTTCCGCTGGTTGTTATGCACGATGCAGCCTTGAATGTTCACGTGCGATGCGCCCGTCACCTCCACGCCCACCCCGCCCGAGCCGCACACCTCGAGCCCCGCCACGGTGATTTGCGTTGCCGGGTGGCCTTCCCGCCCGCTCACCAGCAGCAACCGCTGGGCTGCGCGCCGATACTGGGTCCGCTCCAAGTCCGCCACGGCCGCTGGCCGAAAGTACACGCGCACCCGCGGCGCGTCCAACTCCACAAACGCCCATTGCCCCACCTGCGTGATCAACCGGGGATGATTGACCAATTGGTAACGACCTCCTTTGCCCTGCAACGTGGCGCACACGCGGGCATCCCCGAGCTTCACCACGCCGCCCGCCGCCTCCAATCCCTTGACCCCGACCGTCGAGAAATAATTCCCCCGCGCCACATACACAAACGCCATCAGCGATTGCGGGCGGGCGACCACCTCCGCCGGCCAACCGGTGCCCGGCCCCGCGCCGTCCTTGAACGTCGCGGCTCCGGCATCCGGCTCCTTCACCGAGCGCATGGGCTGCTCAGCTCCGGGCCAGCGCGAGACCGGCTGCGGCGTCAGCCCCACATACAAATCGGCAATGGGCCCCTCGATCGTGGCGCTGTAAACCTCTCCCGCCTCCCGTTGCCAGCCTTGGATGGGGGTGAACCCGGACAACACCACCCGTTCCCCCGGCGCGGCGCGCAGGGCGATGGGTTTCTCCGGCGTGCCCGCCCCCTGGAGCGTCACCGTTTCCGCGTACGTGCCTTGGCGGACCAGAATCGTATCCCCCGGCAGCACCGACTTGGCCGCCGCGCTGATGGTGGCAAACGGTTGGGCGGGCGAGCCCACCCCACCGGCCGCCGCGCCGGCCTGCACCCACAACTCCCTGGCACTGGCGGTAACAACCAGCCCGCCGCACAACAGCGCGCCGACCCCGGCCATGCGCCAAGCCGTCTCATAGCAAATCAATCCAATGAGCTTCATGGCGGCGAGCCTACGCCGCAACCCGCAGCCTTGTCGAGCAAACAGTGACTGCCGGGCGGCCGCCGCGCACCAAAACTTTCTGACAAAAAACACTTGTCAGTCCTAAGCTGAATGGGTGCCTTCCGTGAAAATTCACTGGCAATCGAGCATGAATGGCATGTTTCCAGGTAGGATATTCGATGCAGTTTCCGCCCATACACCCGGCGGGACTACGGAAGCGCTTTCCAGCGTGAAGGGCACCCTTTTGTCATCCCCGCCCCAGCCAGGCCAAAAGCGTCCCCAGCGCGGCTGGGTGGACCCCCAGAACCGCTGGGGGGATCCCCAGCGCGGCTGGGGGGATCCCCAGAACCGCTGGGTGAACCCCCAGCGCGGCTGGGGGGATCCCCAGGACCGCTGGGGGGCCCCCCAGCACGGCTGGGGGGATCCCCAGGACCGCTGGGGGGCCCTCCAGCGGTGCCAGAAACCATCAAAAAACCATCAAAATGAGCGATTTCGCGCAAAAAAGCCCAAATTTGACCATTTTTGAATCTTTGCTTGCCCATCCCAGTAGTTTTGGCCATATTCCGCTCATGAAAATCACCTTAACAAATATAATGAAATACAACGCTGGCAGGTTGCG is a genomic window containing:
- a CDS encoding RluA family pseudouridine synthase, with protein sequence MNYPPVKLSSPATKEFWEIPVLYEDADLLALCKPACLLSSPDRYDPLRPNLMRLLHDGITAGKPWARERGLTYLMNAHRLDFETSGVMLMAKSKPVLVELANLFGSLKPVKTYVALVHGQPVTATWTVDAALAMHPAKVGVMRIDRKQGKKSITEFETVEVFRGWTLVRCRPLTGRTHQIRVHLQCCGVPICGDKVYGGHPLNLSQLKEEYRLKGDKVERPLLSTVALHAERLELNHPVTQAPVVITAPWPKDLNVALKFLRRYATR
- a CDS encoding peptidylprolyl isomerase, which produces MFAGFRQHQKWIWLAVIAVVIPSFVIFFSPDRYFSRNGGKEKGLKINNRDVTYDEYRDVMHEAKLRFFFRFGQWPDRSETARQFGWDDYNEANSRLFMLEKVREMNIHANPETLVELAESHLEALGARGMNPKAALDEFERVILKPNGLNKTDYERFLRNEVRILHLVAVAGTAGRLIPPEEAKTLYRRENEEVVTELVHFAATNYLEKVPMAAPDKLKEFYTNHMAEYRLNDRVQLAYVKFEVTNFMVEAEEQFNKLTNKDAIVESIYMKRGTNFYRENGQALDPDVAKVRIRKEIKDEQAMNAARKKAYDLATKLSEKADSGAKLKIEDLAQMAAADPFKLTLKTSAPFDREDGPADMKVLAKFTDVAFALAPEEPVNLNPIMGDDGVFLIALKAKFPSEVPPFEAVLAKVTKDYQQTEALAQARSYGRIFYNTLTNGLGQHKTFTEICLSGKQKPLILPAFSRSTRSVELLPQALNLNDIKRIAFSLTPKTASVFLPTYDGGIILYLRERILVDETKLMAELPKFSAGLRQSRQFEVANEWLGRQRQGMQSDLPEPRKDEQQPQRRR
- a CDS encoding right-handed parallel beta-helix repeat-containing protein, whose amino-acid sequence is MKLIGLICYETAWRMAGVGALLCGGLVVTASARELWVQAGAAAGGVGSPAQPFATISAAAKSVLPGDTILVRQGTYAETVTLQGAGTPEKPIALRAAPGERVVLSGFTPIQGWQREAGEVYSATIEGPIADLYVGLTPQPVSRWPGAEQPMRSVKEPDAGAATFKDGAGPGTGWPAEVVARPQSLMAFVYVARGNYFSTVGVKGLEAAGGVVKLGDARVCATLQGKGGRYQLVNHPRLITQVGQWAFVELDAPRVRVYFRPAAVADLERTQYRRAAQRLLLVSGREGHPATQITVAGLEVCGSGGVGVEVTGASHVNIQGCIVHNNQRNGISVRRCEEIQLQNNIVVANANGVGVISSKNVLVQQNEIALNLVDGVDIAGNVSGKPDGEPESQDITVRRNYIHHHLLLGHPDNLQTYRGVHRLVVEDNVLLWGGQGIMTEEIDGSTIRNSIIVGTAAIAVIFGHGNSHDWTIEQSTIGLGGYGAFSFTGHQYRLNRSIVWNNPLTLAETLTSQENLLYQQDAKLPIYLVTKPKWRSLFTPEEAAALGREAHSRRANPQFRAAPLFQAAVRWDDANTRSRLTLRAPAKFEIGDQIEINGDGLLRRVTKADENVVQFEPPLPAAPFRDALIWNWKQAATTTLDLRPTPTSPALAIGPSQQPCGANLDIPAFQRGDFNQTGKRELPELPSDLKHALPNPNAIVLPLHGN